From the Lathyrus oleraceus cultivar Zhongwan6 chromosome 4, CAAS_Psat_ZW6_1.0, whole genome shotgun sequence genome, one window contains:
- the LOC127136946 gene encoding uncharacterized protein LOC127136946, protein MRLCPHHGLEEWMIIHTFYNGLLYNTRLTIDAAAGGALMDKPYDEAYQLIESMAQNHYQWGSERTSLEKPQPKGDMYELSNLDHVNAKVDALTQKIDNLTITLATTMAVVSPNCEICRVQGHTAPECQLLTGTSTDQVKYAQGNPYSNTYNPGWKNHPNFSYKNNNALYAPNQTPVVPPGYQKAVTNTQNAPKKSNLEIMMENFIATQVQTNKYFLNQNTHTSEQIKQLANKVDALATHNKMLETQISQVAQQQAPTVAPAGTFPGQPQPNPKGHANAIILRSGTKLDRPIDPRTQNPSMHQDPGKVTEKEDEQEEDKNEEAVEKEEPYVPPPPYKPPIPYP, encoded by the coding sequence atgaggctatgtccacatcacggtctagAAGAATGGATGATAATCCACACCTTTTATAACGGTCTCTTGTACAATACAAGATTgacaatagacgccgccgcaggtggcGCATTGATGGATAAACCATACGACGAggcctatcaactcattgaaagTATGGCCCAAAATCATTACCAATGGGGAAGCGAGAGAACCTCTTTAGAGAAACCTCAACCGAAGGGCGACATGTACGAATTGAGCAATCTTGACCATGTCAACGCCAAGGTAGATGCCCTGACTCAGAAgatagacaacttgaccataacACTAGCAACCACCATGGCTGTCGTATCACCAAACTGCGAGATATGCAGAGTTCAAGGGCATACTGCCCcagaatgtcaactcttgacaggaacTTCCACGGACCAGGTGAAATATGCTCAAGGAAACCCCTACTCAAATacctataacccaggttggaagaaccatcctaacttCTCATACAAAAACAATAATGCATTGTATGCACCTAATCAAACACCTGTTGTACCACCAGGATATCAAAAAGCTGTCACAAATACTCAAAATGCTCCTAAGAAATCAAACTtagaaataatgatggaaaactttatagctaCCCAAGTTCAAACAAATAAATATTTCTTAAATCAAAACACACACACCAGCGAGCAAATCAAGCAATTAGCAAACAAGGTAGACGCTTTAGCCACCCACAACAAAATGTTGGAAACTCAAATctcacaagtggctcaacaacaagcacctaccGTTGCTCCTGCaggcacatttcctggacagccgcaaCCAAACCCGAAAGGTCATGCAAATGCTATTATACTGCGAAGTGGGACAAAACTAGACAGACCGATCGATCCTAGAACTCAAAACCCATCCATGCATCAAGACCCAGGTAAGGTAACTGAGAAGGAAGACGAACAAGAGGAAGATAAAAACGAAGAGGCCGTAGAGAAAGAAGAACCTTATGTTCCTCCACCACCATATAAACCCCCTATCCCTTATCCATAA